GATGACCAACCACACCCTACAAACATGGCAAAGAGGGCTTCTTGGGTGATGGCATCAGCAAACTCTCAGGGAGTCCTTCTGGACATTAGTTACTTTTCCGTGGCTGCGACGAAACctcaggaccaaggcaacttacagaagaaagggtCACAGTTCCACAGGGTTAGAATCCATGATGGAGGTGCCAACACATGTCAGCAAGACTGGGGAACTGAGGGCTCATATTTTGGCCTATGATGACAAAGCAGAAAGAGTTAACTCGAAATGGTATGATTCTTTAAATCCCCAATGCCTGTTCCCAGACACATACTTCCTCCAttaaagccatacctcctaagcCTCCCCAGTAGCCACCGACTAAGGACAAGATGAATAGGGAGATCACATTCATACAACCAGAGCCACATGCCTCCTCTGTTAGGTCTTCTGTCTGGTAGTCTGTATTTATCTGAAAGAATGGAGGGATAACAGAAAGAACCGAGACAGTCTGAGCCACTGAAACAATTGTGTGGCCATCTTTGTGACTAAACTTAGTGTTCCTCATATGCTGGACAAGGAGTTTTAGTTGAGTTGAGCTTTAGGTTTAaccctcacttaaaaaaaaaaaaaagctgaagcgATGGTAGCTCTGCCTTTCATCACAGctctctggaggcaaaggcaggtgggtctctgtaaaTCTGAGGTCCAGTCTGGTCTTCAaggtgagttacaggacagtcaaGTCTATACAGatagaccctgactcaaaaaactaagctaaaccaaaccaaatcaaaacaataataataaaatccaaAAAGATGTATagcatgagtgtttgcctgcatgtatgtatatatatatatatatatatatatatatatatatatatatatatatatacacacatatatatgtgtatgtatgtatatatacatatatgtacaccatATATATGCAGTacccatgtgtgtgtttatatatatatatgtataccataTCTATGCAGTgcccatgtgtatgtatatatgcacatatatgtgtatcatATGTATTCAGTGcccatgtatatataaaatatatatgcatatatatacatatatacacatacacacatatatacatcatatgtatGCAGTGCCCACAAAGTCCAGAAAAGAGCATCTTTGCTGCCCAGatttttgtcatcttgacacaagctagagtcatcagagacgagggaacctcagttgagaaaatgcctctataagactGGGctataggatattttcttttttctttttttctttttgttttttttttggatttggttttttcgagacagggtttctctgtatagccctggctgtcttggagctcactctatagaccaggctgacctggaactcagaaatctgcctgcctctgcctcccagagtgctggaattacaagcctgTGGCACCACTGCCGGTCAGACATTTTCGTAGTAAGTGCTTGATGTGGCATGGTTTAGCCCTTTGGGGGTGGTAGCATCCCTGGCCTAGTGGACCtgagtgctataagaaagcaggctgagtaagctgtGGAGAGGAAGCTAGTAAGCATCACCCCTCCATGGCcactgtatcagctcctgcctgcctccaggttcctgccttgatgtggaagtgtaagccaaataaaccctctccttcccaacttgctttttggtcatgatgttttatcatagcaatagaaaccctaagacagcatcAAAATCCATGGAAATGGAATTtaagatgctgggaaccaaatctggttcctcaaccactgaaccatctttctagtttcctctcaccccaccccaccccttttttgagataggctctcattatgtaaccctagctgtcttgtaactcactctgtagaccagattggagttgaactcacagagatctacgtgcctccctctgcctcccaagtgctgggattaaacatcaatgtaaaggggaaagggaatggggtaggggctttctgaaggggagacctggaaagagaaaaacatttgaagtataaataaagaaaatatccaaaaaaagaaagtcaacgTAAGCTATGTCTGgctcttatttttctcttattcatttatttacttatttgttttctcaagacagggtttctctgtgtagccctagctgtcctggaactccctctgtagaccaggctagtcttgaactcacagggatctgcctgcctctgcttcccaagtgcgagcattaaaggcctgtgctaccacctCCAGGCACttgttcattgtttgtttgttttgttttgatttttttttttttttaagaaaaagggaTTTAGTTGCCCAGAATTTTCAAAAACACCAAATAACATCCTCAGACTCCTCCTCATCACTGAGGCAGCCTAGATGGATGGTTGCTTGGCAACCACGTTTGTTAGAGAGAAAACCTCAGAACCACAACAAAGGAAAAACTGAAACCTGTGTTCTGGTAGGGGTTTACCTAGTAAAATAATGGCCTGGGTCTGTCTCTGAGAGGCTGCCAGATCTCCAAGAGGAGGGCCCAACTGGCAGGGCCTCTGCTCAGGACCAGGTGTGGGGGACCTACAGGATCTTGTCTGTACTTGGCTAGACTCATGTAGGTGTGTAAGCCAGAGGTAGGATTGCCTTATGCTAAAGTGAAGTCAGAATGCTGTGTGGGCCTGAACTGTCACATTCACCAGGATTCATAGCGCACTCTAGTTTCAAATCTAAGGCATATTCATTCTCGttattgttgggttttgtttgtttgtttttttcaagaccaGACTTTctttgtgtatctctggctgtcctggaactcgctctgtagatcaggctagcctaaaactcagagatccgcttgcctctgcctcctggaatgCTGGTCTAAAGGTGTGCGCAGTACAAAGCATAAACTTCCAGTGCTCAGAAACTCGGAAAAGGAGGGGTCGCATGTTGCATTCTGGGAGAATAATGCCAGACACCTCGGATTCTTTTTTGAGTTCTATTATGAATTACTTTTGGGTGGTTTGGTTGTGGGTTCAGAGACCTCTTGCTTTGGTTAGATTTTTCACCCAAAATGAGTTACATGATCCCTTGTGGGGTCACAGTCCACAGCTTAAGAAGCTGGTCTGAGTCATGTGATGGTGGCCTgagcctttcatcccagcacaagggaggcagaggcaggtagatctcagtgagttagaggccagcctggtctatgaataGGGtttaggacagtcagggcttgctatacagagaaaccatgtctcttaaaaaaaccaaccaaccgcTCTTCCACTGGAGGCCTCCACGCCGCCGTCTGTGCCGCCACCATGTCTCTAGTGATCCCCGAGAAGTTCCAGCACATTTTGCGCGTACTCAACATCAACATCGATGGGCGGCGGAAAATAGCCTTCGCCATCACTGCCATTAAGGATGTGGGGCGGAAATATGCTCATGTGGTGTTGAGGAAAGCAGACATTGACCTCACCAAGAGGGCTGGAGAACTCACGGAGGATGAGGTGGAGCGCGTGATCACCATCATGCAGAACCCACGACAGTACAAGATCCCAGACTGGTTCCTGAACAGGCAGAAGGACGTGAAGGACGGGAAGTACAGCCAGGTTCTGGCCAATGGTCTAGACAACAAGCTGCGGGAGGACGTGGAGCAGCTGAAGAAGATTCGGGCCCATAGGGGGCTGCACCACTTCTGGGGCCTTCGTGTCCGCAGTCAGCACACCAAGACCACTGGCCGCAGGGGCCGTACCGTGGGTGTGTCCAAGAAGAAATGAGTCTCTGGGCCTTTACTGTTAATAAATAgtttatatacaaaaaataaataaataaacaaataaataaaaataaaaaaccaaccaaacaaacaaacaaaaaagtgcaCTGCTCTTGTAGAGTACCCACTTGGTTCCAAACACCCATGTTGTACAATTCTTAGCCAgcatctctaactccagcttcaaAGGTAATTCTACACCTCTgtgtggcctccttgggcacctgcattcatgtataagaataataaaattaaaaataatatttttaaaagaagtgggGCTATAGAGAACactcagtcattaagagcacttggtgctttTTTAGAAGGCCaggattcagtttccagcacccacatcaggcagttcacaGCAGCCAGTAACTCAAATTCCAGAGGCTCCAGGGCACATTTCTGGCTGCCACATGTGTGTTTACTATACATGGTTGAATAGAGAGCCAGGGTTATGGAATACAGCTGCACAAGGAGGCAAGTTAACTACTCTTGGTTGGAGTAGTCTCTGTAGGGGAGTCGACTTCAGGACtgtcctggttggttttgtgtgtcaacttgacacaagctagagtcagcacagagaaaggaggctcAGGTATGTACAGAGCCTTATTGGGAGccataccacatggtaggaacttgacattggccaaggacaatcccctGGCTTCAGGCAGAAATCTGAAGTTAAGacacaatagggaagtaggttacagcaagaatttttatcctagggtagagaagctcagagtgaaggttaagctcgtTGTTCCTCCATCTACGAATTCCccgaattaagcaggtgacccacccagctgccagagcagtcgaGACGAGGACCACCAAGAGAAGAGAGACAagttccaccagaactcagctcggagtctggggggaagggcttgcccaaattgttaaaaggtctgaccaccattaaagttggggcctcgatcagtaaaatattgtcctggccttttttcttttcgccccttccccatctatccctcagcttctgttccagcaacccagttcgtaatagctgcaggcagctatggaatacaacacaggtaaggaaatgcctccatgagatcaagttgtagggtattttctcaattggagggccagcctgttgtgggtggtaccatccctgggtgaTAGTATTGGATTTcatgagagagcaggctgagcaagccaggggaagcaagccagtatgcagcaccccccccccccatgggctCAGAGCCAGCTTCTGTCTCCatgttccagccctgcttgagttcctgtcctgacttctagTGATGAACTCtgataagccaaataaacccttttctttccaacttgctttttttgtCACAGTTTTGTCAAAGCGATAGAAACCTTAAGACAAGGAAATaaacatgggggaggggaagaaagctaTGCTGGACATTTTCTGTACATACTGAACATTCACACTCAGATCAGAGGAAGGCTTTGCACACTTGGGGTCCCTCTCAGTCTCCCCTGGGGCAGAGGCACTAGGATCCTTGACATGCCCACATCaacaatacacattcactcagAATTTACTCCTTGCAAAAGAGGAAGAGATAGCAAGTTTCCTTTATTAGATTATAACataaaccaggcagtggtagtgcacacctttaatcccagcacttgagaggcagaggcaggcagatttctga
This portion of the Apodemus sylvaticus chromosome 17, mApoSyl1.1, whole genome shotgun sequence genome encodes:
- the LOC127667886 gene encoding 40S ribosomal protein S18-like — encoded protein: MSLVIPEKFQHILRVLNINIDGRRKIAFAITAIKDVGRKYAHVVLRKADIDLTKRAGELTEDEVERVITIMQNPRQYKIPDWFLNRQKDVKDGKYSQVLANGLDNKLREDVEQLKKIRAHRGLHHFWGLRVRSQHTKTTGRRGRTVGVSKKK